CTTATTGATGTTTGTCCCTACATGGGTTTTGTACAAAAGAAATATTATTATCAAAGTTTAATATCCCCTATTCATGATTTTAGAAACCATTGACTGGATCTCCGTAGTTGCATTTTTTGTAATCTCGTTGGTAATAGGAATAGTAGTTGCCCGCCAGGCCGGCTCCAGTGTATCCGAATTCTTTTTATCGGGGCGGAACATGCCCTGGTGGTTATTGGGTGTATCCATGGTGGCTACCACATTTTCTGCCGATACCCCAAACCTGGTCACTGACATTGTCCGTCAGAATGGTGTTTCCGGCAACTGGGAGTGGTGGGCATTTCTGCTCACCGGTATGCTTACCGTATTTGTTTACTCCAAACTTTGGCGAAGGTCCGAAGTGCTCACCGATCTTGAGTTTTATGAGCTCAGGTACAGCGGTCGTGCCGCAGCTTTCCTTCGGGGGTTCCGTGCCGTTTACCTTGGCGTGTTTTTCAACATCATGATCATGGCTACAGTTTGCCTTGCAGCCATCAAGATAGGAGGGGTGCTGCTTAACCTTTCACCGGTCCAGACCCTGCTGATTGCTTCCGTGGTTACGGTGATTTACAGTTCTTTGGGTGGGCTTAAAGGGGTTCTGATCACCGACTTTGTACAGTTTATCATTGCTATGATCGGCTCTGTGTGGGCATCGTACGTTATTGTAAACCTGCCTGAAGTAGGCGGTATGGCCAATATGCTCTCCCACGAGGCAGTAATCCCCAAGCTGAATATCCTCCCAGATTTTAATGATACTGAAACCCTGATCCCCTTGTTTATCATACCGCTTGCTGTGCAGTGGTGGAGCGTATGGTATCCCGGTGCTGAACCGGGAGGAGGTGGATATATCGCACAAAGAATGCTGTCTGCCAAAAATGAGCAGCATGCGATCGGGGCAACTTTATTCTTCAATATCGCACACTATGCCCTGCGACCCTGGCCGTGGATCATCATCGCTCTGGCCTCTATAGTGGTATTTCCTACGCTGGAATCCATTCAGGCTGCCTTCCCTCACCTTGAGCCGGGCATTGTGCAGCATGACCTGGCCTATCCGGCTATGCTTACCTATTTGCCACACGGCCTGTTAGGTGTGGTTATCGCTTCATTGATTGCAGCCTTTATGTCAACTATTTCCACGCACCTAAACTGGGGCTCTTCTTACGTGGTCAATGATGTGTACAGGAGGTTTATCAATCCCGAAGCATCGGATAAAGAAATGGTAAATCTGGGGCGGCTTTCCACGGTTTTGCTTATGGTTTTTGCCGCAATTCTGGCTTTATATCTGGAAAACGCCATTCAGGCTTTCAGGATACTTCTCACCATCGGTGCAGGTACAGGGTTGATCTTTATCTTGCGCTGGTTCTGGTGGAGGATCAATGCCTACACGGAGCTGGCCGGTATGGTGGCATCATTTTTCATCGCCATATATTTTGAGTTCATCCATGAAGGGCTGGGATTTGAACCTATTCCTAATCATTACCGCCTGCTACTCGGGATCATCATTACTACTATAATATGGCTTATCGCCACGCTGATGACCCGGCCTACCAGCAAGGAGAAATTGAGGGAATTTTATTTGAAAGTCAGACCTGCAGGCCCCGGCTGGGAGTCGGTAGTGAAAAAAGCCAAAAGTGACAACATCAGCATTCCCGAGGTGAAGCATAATCTGAGCTTGCAAATACTGAGTGTGTTCATAGGAAGTATTACCGTATTCTGTGCCCTCTTTGCCTCTGGGTATTGGATCTACCAGAACATCATGCCTGCCATGGTACTGAGTGTGGTCAGCGTTGCAGGTGCCGTGTGGCTGGTGGTGATGTGGAAAAAACTTTCAGGTTGAAGCTGTAGATTAGACCCACATCATGGGTAAACGTTTACTCATTTTTCAAAACATATTTTGCTCCGAGATGATAAAAATACGGCTAATTGCTGATTACGAATAAGTCTTGGAGATATGGCATAGTTGTTTCATTGAGTTTTTCCGGAAATCAAATATTAATAACTATGAACCAATTTAAAATTACAATACTTTCAATGGCACTGGTTTTAGCAGGCTTATCGTTTGCGCAGGCCCAGACTCCACGCGGAGGTATAAAAGGAGGTTTGAATTTAAGTAACCTTTATATAGATGATGTGGAAGATGAGAATGTAAGAACAGGCTTTCACGCTGGTATTTACACACAACTCATGATTACCCCTGCGTTTGGAATTCAGCCTGAGCTTAATTATTCCACCAAAGGAGCAAAAGCAGAGTATGATGTACTTGGCTTTGAAGGAGAGAATAAATTTAACCTCGGATATCTTGATATCCCCGTATTGGCTACATTTAAGTTAGGTGATGATGCCGATATTCACTTCGGACCATACTTTGGCTACCTCGTGGGTGTAAGCACTTCCACGGAGGGAGACTTTGGCGATGGATATGAAGAGCTTGACCGCGATGACTACAAGAAGTGGGACTACGGACTTGCCGGTGGTCTGGCCCTGAACTTTAACCCCATTAGTATCGGGCTGAGGTATAACTACGGACTGAACAAAATTGCCGACAGTGATGAAGCGGAAAACCTGATAGGTGATGCTAAAAACTCTGTCGCCCAGGTTTTTCTGGCCTTTAACATGCGTTAGTGAAGGCTTAGTTCAGGAGCATTGAGAATCTAAATGAGGGGCTGGTGCAGAGAAACTTCAGTAACACGAGGTTAATGGTTTTTGATCGGATCGCCAAATTTCTGCCCTGCTCCTCATTACCTTTTTCTGGTAATGTGGGTCACAAACTTTTTATAGCGGTTAAGACCATATTGATTGGCAAAGAGCCTCATGGCAAAATATAAGTCACCCTTATTATCCCCGATGCTTTGCCTCACCTCTTCCATAAAGGTTTCCCTCACAATTTTAGGCAGGCTATGCGGCAGATATTTCTGAATTTCCTGGCTAATGGTGGCAGAAGGGATTTGCTTTAATGATTCAATAGACTTGTGAATATAGGCATCGAGGTAGTGGTCATGATTATCCTCAATCAAAGTTTCACAATACTTTTCGATAGA
This region of Fulvivirga ulvae genomic DNA includes:
- a CDS encoding sodium:solute symporter family protein: MILETIDWISVVAFFVISLVIGIVVARQAGSSVSEFFLSGRNMPWWLLGVSMVATTFSADTPNLVTDIVRQNGVSGNWEWWAFLLTGMLTVFVYSKLWRRSEVLTDLEFYELRYSGRAAAFLRGFRAVYLGVFFNIMIMATVCLAAIKIGGVLLNLSPVQTLLIASVVTVIYSSLGGLKGVLITDFVQFIIAMIGSVWASYVIVNLPEVGGMANMLSHEAVIPKLNILPDFNDTETLIPLFIIPLAVQWWSVWYPGAEPGGGGYIAQRMLSAKNEQHAIGATLFFNIAHYALRPWPWIIIALASIVVFPTLESIQAAFPHLEPGIVQHDLAYPAMLTYLPHGLLGVVIASLIAAFMSTISTHLNWGSSYVVNDVYRRFINPEASDKEMVNLGRLSTVLLMVFAAILALYLENAIQAFRILLTIGAGTGLIFILRWFWWRINAYTELAGMVASFFIAIYFEFIHEGLGFEPIPNHYRLLLGIIITTIIWLIATLMTRPTSKEKLREFYLKVRPAGPGWESVVKKAKSDNISIPEVKHNLSLQILSVFIGSITVFCALFASGYWIYQNIMPAMVLSVVSVAGAVWLVVMWKKLSG
- a CDS encoding porin family protein, encoding MNQFKITILSMALVLAGLSFAQAQTPRGGIKGGLNLSNLYIDDVEDENVRTGFHAGIYTQLMITPAFGIQPELNYSTKGAKAEYDVLGFEGENKFNLGYLDIPVLATFKLGDDADIHFGPYFGYLVGVSTSTEGDFGDGYEELDRDDYKKWDYGLAGGLALNFNPISIGLRYNYGLNKIADSDEAENLIGDAKNSVAQVFLAFNMR